A single genomic interval of Daucus carota subsp. sativus chromosome 1, DH1 v3.0, whole genome shotgun sequence harbors:
- the LOC135147132 gene encoding uncharacterized protein LOC135147132: MTKRTRSHLGLPQNPDNPQTDQDNPNQDHASGPLFTHVNPDENQAINPNDARVTIEANQYKYTDVPVTTLHLSQLTNVELAEAIRQYHDRRESNRRLEDIGESEDSGNSRQSRGSVFDRIGDKAKKKKQKESEETRLKILAERKEQIRKEEEEKLEQKIALRIQLEEEKLTKGSRSKRYRKETTPELISDEEDERPGQTNLRDMINELNRKIGNDAGLEIGGTLTPFSHSLESIPRQKGMKHYNFESFNGLGDPEEHLHYFEQIALIYYYNDLTKCRFFASTFKGGAQRWFSRIPSRSIGSWKDFREAFLRRFRANKTHELHMCHLETVRQYDNEALSDYMKRFQEAINKISNLDEREALSIFRRNLDPEQNERYVVELINKEPQSLAAAYAMAAKFIKETDVLQAMRMTRQGSSKGKQIEDRPRKEYHQDKKFKPDRQTNFIQQSGSKRTSQQGSGSRSDHGPNKATREPKPEPDWTPLNRSREDILKEVRDKPFYYPPKPMQTPPESRPTNRHCDYHGTHGHKTENCISLKYFIEEQISKGNMGQYVARNTADKTGGSGKQKNIVNVVLGGSCSPPPSPGSCQEVMSIQAYPEQVISFSSKDFEGVTRGHNQALVVTLDMAENEVRRILVDNGSSANILFKHTMDRMELGSIRMNDYREDPLYGFGNSIVPVLGTLYLPVRFGTLPTQVTHTIKFYVTDTPSPYNVIIGRPGLNKIEAITSIPHLKFKFPTPFGIGEVKGDSETAGVCYSQALVMAETHLDNKRKATVFQKQKSNKKHRPYPKTNPKGEVQVIDLNPGNINPGATNPDRLIPNKATKKQP; the protein is encoded by the coding sequence ATGACAAAAAGGACACGCTCCCACCTGGGTCTTCCCCAGAACCCGGACAACCCTCAGACAGACCAGGACAACCCGAACCAGGATCATGCCTCAGGACCCCTCTTCACCCATGTGAACCCGGACGAGAACCAAGCAATCAACCCCAATGATGCCCGGGTCACGATCGAAGCAAACCAGTACAAGTACACCGATGTCCCGGTCACCACCCTCCACCTGTCCCAGCTCACCAATGTAGAGTTGGCCGAGGCCATCCGGCAGTACCATGATCGCCGGGAAAGCAACCGCAGACTTGAGGACATCGGTGAGTCCGAGGACTCCGGGAACAGCCGtcaatcccggggttccgtcttcgaccggatcggagacaaagcaaagaagaagaaacaaaaGGAGAGTGAGGAGACCCGGTTGAAAATTTTGGCTGAAAGAAAAGAACAGATCcgaaaagaggaagaagaaaaacTTGAGCAAAAAATCGCCCTCCGGATCCAACTCGAGGAGGAAAAGTTGACAAAAGGATCCCGGTCCAAGCGCTACCGGAAGGAAACAACACCCGAACTCATCTCGGATGAAGAGGATGAGAGACCGGGGCAAACCAACCTCAGAGACATGATCAATGAACTCAACCGGAAAATCGGGAATGATGCCGGGCTTGAAATTGGGGGAACCCTGACTCCCTTCAGCCACTCCTTGGAATCCATACCCCGACAAAAGGGTATGAAACACTATAACTTTGAATCTTTCAATGGACTGGGAGACCCGGAGGAACACCTGCACTACTTTGAACAGATAGCCTTGATCTACTACTACAATGATCTGACCAAATGCCGCTTCTTCGCATCCACATTCAAGGGAGGGGCCCAGAGATGGTTCAGCCGGATCCCCTCCCGGAGCATCGGGTCTTGGAAAGACTTCAGGGAAGCCTTCCTCAGAAGGTTCCGAGCAAACAAGACACATGAACTTCATATGTGTCACCTGGAAACGGTTCGACAGTATGACAATGAGGCACTCTCAGACTACATGAAACGTTTccaggaagcaatcaacaaaatttccaaCCTGGATGAGCGTGAGGCTCTGAGCATATTCCGAAGGAACCTGGACCCGGAACAAAATGAGAGATATGTGGTCGAATTGATCAACAAAGAACCCCAGAGCCTGGCAGCTGCCTATGCCATGGCCGCAAAATTCATTAAGGAGACCGATGTGCTCCAAGCAATGAGGATGACCCGACAGGGCAGTTCAAAAGGAAAACAAATCGAAGATAGACCCAGGAAAGAATATCACCAGGATAAGAAATTCAAACCAGACAGACAGACCAACTTCATCCAGCAATCAGGTTCTAAGAGAACCAGCCAACAAGGATCCGGGTCCAGAAGTGACCACGGTCCAAACAAAGCAACCAGGGAACCGAAACCAGAGCCTGACTGGACTCCTCTGAATAGGTCCCGCGAGGATATACTCAAGGAGGTCCGGGACAAACCCTTCTACTACCCACCAAAACCCATGCAAACTCCTCCTGAAAGCAGACCTACCAACAGGCACTGTGACTATCATGGCACCCATGGTCACAAAACCGAGAACTGCATATCCCTCAAGTATTTCATCGAAGAACAGATCAGCAAAGGAAACATGGGGCAATATGTAGCTCGGAACACAGCCGACAAAACAGGAGGATCCGGGAAGCAGAAAAACATTGTCAACGTAGTGCTGGGAGGATCCTGTTCCCCTCCCCCTAGCCCGGGCTCCTGTCAAGAAGTAATGTCCATCCAAGCCTACCCCGAACAAGTGATttccttcagcagcaaggatTTTGAAGGAGTCACCCGGGGTCATAATCAAGCCCTGGTAGTAACCCTTGACATGGCCGAAAACGAAGTAAGGAGGATCCTGGTGGACAATGGCTCTTCAGCCAACATTCTGTTTAAACACACCATGGACCGAATGGAGCTAGGGAGTATCCGGATGAACGATTACAGGGAAGACCCTCTGTACGGATTCGGGAACAGCATCGTCCCGGTCCTGGGCACACTCTACCTCCCGGTCCGGTTCGGAACCCTCCCAACCCAAGTCACACATACAATCAAGTTCTATGTCACCGATACACCCTCCCCTTACAACGTGATCATCGGCCGCCCAGGTCTGAACAAGATTGAAGCCATCACATCCATTCCACACCTAAAGTTCAAATTCCCAACCCCGTTCGGGATAGGAGAAGTCAAAGGAGACTCGGAGACAGCCGGGGTATGTTATAGCCAAGCCCTGGTCATGGCAGAAACACACCTGGACAACAAGAGAAAGGCAACCGTTTTTCAAAAACAGAAGAGCAACAAAAAACACCGACCTTACCCGAAAACAAATCCCAAAGGGGAGGTCCAGGTGATCGACCTCAACCCGGGTAACATTAACCCGGGAGCAACCAACCCTGATCGGCTGATCCCGAACAAAGCAACCAAAAAGCAACCATAA